The nucleotide sequence AGCTCAACATTACTCCCTTTTAGTCATTATGCAGCATCGCCAAAACTCAATATAGACATGCAGAATTAGTCATTTTAGAGGCgattttacattttctgctgGTCACTGACACGGTTCCTTAGAACGTTGAtctgaaatgaagaaaataaagtatGACACTCCTGCAATTTCTTAACTCTCATAGGTGACACCTAGATTAACCAGTAAATAGTACAATGGGTGTCTCCCCTCTTCAAATTCCAGTTTTTTGgtaatatatatacagtatatacctATTGAGTTTATCATCTAATAcgtttttccattcattcgaCATGTGACTGTTTTTCTAAAATTGACTTGGGGCTTTTTTGACACATCCCAAAATATGGCATTTGAAAAGGCATGtgttacctttttttaagaaatatacTCAACTTTGAGATCGAGCACCAATTCTATACCCACTGTTTTTTAATACAAGTACCAGTGTCACTAATAGGTTAGAGTTTAGTATTTTTGCCAAACCCATAAAGCTACCGTTGGTTGGGTGTGCCTATTTTGTGGCATCATTAactaggacacacacacacacacaaatgcacctCATATTTCTTGCTTGTGATCTGTGACTGCAACTCAAACTTCTCAGCTTCCAGCTGTTGCATCCACTCCCACAACTCCTTAGCTTTGACTCTGTGAGTCATCATTTCAGACAATCAAAAGGGGATTTAGTTCATTTTCAAGAATAGTCGACGTTTGAATTCAATATTTCCACATACTTGAGTTGCTCCTGGTTCAAGTTGTCAACATCCAGAGATTTTCGTCTTTCATTGAGAATcttctttttcctctctctctccgtctgcTTCTTGCCACTTCGCTTCTCTGTCTGAGAGAAAGTTCAATGGAAGCACTCGTTACAATCTGCTTTTATTCAAGGCCTGTCTCATTCTCACCAGTTTCTGCATGTAACCCCCAAAGTGCAGACTGGTCagggttttcttcttcttggcatCCTCCTCTGCTCTTTTCTTGGCCTCCTCGTCCTCTTTACGAGTTCGCTCGTCCTGATGAGGAACCCATGGACCAGTCACGAAACTCTCAGTTAAACTACCCTATttgtcggactataagtcgcaaccGAGTCtcaaataatgcacaatgaagagTAAAAATTATATACAAGTCACACTTTTAGGGGAACAATTTCTTCTTTGATCACAAATCAAGATAAACAGACATTAAAGTACCAagagaaaaatttaaatatatcagttaacataaaagtttttttagcTGACTCTAAAAAAGCATAACATGCTAACATAGTCagcaagaaaaataaacataaacataaataagtcccacttgagtattagtccaGGATGAGCCAATCaatgataaaaaatgtgatttgtagTCCAGAAAAcacaatatatgtatatacaatgtATTTCAGTAATCGTGTGTTTAAgaagtccccccaaaaaagttctTGGCTAagcctcatatatatatatattttttacctcaAGACGTTTCTGTCGCTCCTTTTCTCGCTCACTGCGGATTCTTTGCTGCTCTGCCCGCTCAGAGCGGCGCCTCTCCTGCAAGCAAAAGACTGTCCTTTGTCATCTGTCTAGGAGTACGTTTGTTAAGGGCACTCACTATCCTCTCTTTAAGATGAATGAtatcttcttcttccttcttcctGCTCTCAAAATGAACCTCAATCAAAGTCTGAAGTTCCATTAAGTCCTTCTCCATCCGTTTGCGATGAATATCCTTCATAAGGGAAAGCAGGTTGACATGAacttttttgtattaatttatcattaggaaaactaaacaaaaatctTAAAAACAATGCCCACAAATATTATCAAAAAGTACAATCTTTTCATTTCCTTGTGCTTGTATATaatcaaatttgaaaataaaaaccaaatcaATAGAATGCAATGCCATTGTTGTGTCTTTAATAGCTATATGTATGATGGTAAAATTACTAGAATTACCTGTCAATACCAACTAATTATGAATCATGATTATTAATTGGCTTGCAATTGATTTAGGGTGAACACCACCTACTGCTCTAACACCCCCGGGAGCCTTTTGAGAAAAAGCagcttggaaaatgaatgaatgattattaaTCTTATAATTTTTatgaatagtagtagtagtataagaTGATAAAACtgtttgggtgtgttttttaTGCAGGAGGCCTAATACGAACATATTCCTTGCACAAACTTGTGGGTGTATTCAAAAATTGCATAATAAACCCTCCAGCAGAAATGTATGGACCGCCTATCCCATAACTCACATCAAAGTCGACTTTTTCTCCATCTGGAATCTTGGGCGGGATGAGGTTGGGCATCATAAACGGCCTACGCAGTAACACAATCAGAACGTTTCAATTTTCTCTTCTATTAAATTTCCCAAAAGTGATATTATGGCATCAGATAAGTGTCAGTGGGAGGATATTGCTTACTTGAACTTTGGTTTGCTTTCTTCTTTGTTGGCAAGCGGCAGCATGTAACAAGAGGAGAGAGTCAAGATTGTACATGCTCATTTGCATTCAAGTCAGCAAGTTGAGACAATGCCAAATGTTTTGTACAAAAACTCATCTATGAGACAGACATGGACTCATTGTCGGTGTCAGGGTtaccttctccttcttcttcttccacttcgCCATCTGTAAACAAAGCAGAATGTGTTCAAACTATaagtaaaatggaaacaaatgcAGACAGCTTTGTGTTTCAGATGCAAACAACTCCCACACAGACTCCTAAGATAACTTTCTACAAGATTTAATTGCGCTTCAATGATTGCCTCAGGCTGAGCAGGTGTGTGCTTGGTGACGAGGCGTAGACGAACAGACACTGTGCGTCAATTTCTACAGTCTGTCACATACCAAAGTGACGGCTGACTCAAATAACTCATGACTTTCTCAGCCGTCTCAGATCTACAACAAACCCATGATAATACATTTGAcccaatccttttttttctctctcttagtCTTGCACCTTGTTCTTCTTCACcagcctcctcttcttcctcctctaccCCGTCTTCCTCCTCACCAGTGGGTTTGTCTGGCAGTGAGACAAAAAATGTCACATATAAGTGTGAATCTTGGCACATACCCACTTGTTACAACGCAATTCAGCACAAATGATAAACTCGGTGGACATTTGCTGATTACCAAGTTCCAAGTTGCCAGatcaaatctatttttataaTGTGGGTGTCTTTTTACAAGACTCGTCTTTTAAAATTGGCCGGAACTAACACTGGAGGCGTGAGTGTGTGTTTCACTGGAAACCAGGAAAGAACAATTAGTTACCATGCCAACACAGTTTTAGGGATAACACACAACAGCAATGAGTTTGTGGGAAATGTGTACATATCTGTGCGGGCTTGTAAGAGTTTATAGATGTATTCTTTTCCCTAAACTCAAGCGATCAGGACATGAAAAGACTACTAGTTAGTTATCTAATATTACTAgcacaaacatttcaaaattttcAAACGAAATGTACATATAAGCAAAAAAGTTGTACCTTCCTCctccatttcttcttcttcctcctcttcttcctctggaGGAATAAAGTGGATGCTCTTGAACAGAATTCCCCAAGATTTACAACCAACAATATTGACCCTCACAAGAACGTTTAATAGACTACATCAAGTGTatgtaaccccccccccccccccactatcCCCCAAAGTCCTTACCACACTGTCTAGTGACTAGACAGTGTGGTAATTAGTTAAAAGATCAGCTTCTTAAAAAGTTTTGATATATTGCCTGTCACTAACGGCAATAGGCATCCACACCATTTATGACtgaaatggcagtgaatgagttaagaacgaaagaaacaaaataatctATAAGTATAAAGATGATTGCAGTATGTTAATTTACAACATGCAACAAAGTTTTCAGAGCCTAGGGAAAATGTCTAGCAACTATAATAAACTTCCAGAAAATGACAACCCATCTAACTCCATTGATCACATATTCACAAAAGCAGTTATTGTATGAACTGTTAGTGTATGTTCCTTGATTGTTGAAGGCATttccaaataaatataaactgtCAAGATCAGAACAATAATGATTTTATCTGCAAATATAATCTGCCAGACATAATTTTGCAGGAGAAACAGTGGGATtctgaattaaataattaaaaaaaaacaatcagcacTTTATAGCTTTCTACCTCTTTTGCAAAAAGTCCCATATTCATGGAACTCATTGATCACTGTCATACAGATTTTTCTTGATAGCAAACAGTAGTGTCATGTTACCATATTGTTTCGGTGCAAGCATCTATTTCTTTGTTTTGCCCGCACATTCAATCTCCTTGAGTCATGATGACTTTTCTTACCTTCCACCTCCCTGCGAAAGCCAAAAACATTCATCACAGTTATGACGTGCAAATCTGCGCTCATCAGctttaaatcaatgattaatGACTTACTCTTCATACTCCTCCACCACTTCCTCGTTGTCCGACATGACCAGCAGTGACCTTGAACGCAAGCAAATACCTTTGTATCTGTATGTCAGCTCAGTCTCCTAACAATATTTTGCCAGCATCTAAATGTCCAAACGTCTGTGAGAGGAGCCTCAGGGTACAAAAAGACAGACAGTGTTTGGTTAAAAATTTGCACCTGCTTTTGTTGAGCTATTAATAACTATTTAGATAGCATTGTGTTATCAGTGAAACCAAATAAGGAAGAGGCAAATGCAAACACGGCCTTTAATGGCAGCCGCGTGTGACAAAACACAGTCATGGAAGTGTTATCTGCAGATATGAGGATGGCTGCATACATCTAATATTAGGCTGATGATAAAAGCTATGGAAAATGTGGCATTTTTGAGTGAACTGACAATAACAGAAGTGACATTTGTTGTAATaaaatctttaatttcacatatttttacactaaCACAACATGAGAAGCCACTTGTGATTGGCAAATCAGCATCACATTTTGTAGAGCTGAAATATTGTCATATTGCATTAACACACAATAAATGACTAATTTGAAAGCAATAGCATCTTTTTCagtcttgaaaaaaaacccgttttattttgatatttttttcccttgtagGAATTTGACTAAGAGGAGGAAGGAactgaaatgaataaaattagaGGCAATATAAAACAATTCAAATCCTTCAATTTTCCATATTTACAATGGAATAGattaccaaaaaaatgtgtactttgCCAAAATGAATCAGACATCAAACTATTTCACTTGTAGATTTTTCCTATCCTGGAGTTAGTATCATTTTCAAGGCTTCTGTTCTCAAACAAACTCCTTTTGGTGCTGATGTCCACATGTTTCAATTCCTGTAACACAACATTTCCAAATGATTGCCGGTTTTCCAGAATGAAAATGCAAAACCatcaatttatattttaacaatATGGAAAGAATTAATTGAGGACAAAAAGGGATTTTGATGAAATGCAAAGATTAGCACTGCCTCCTAGTTGTCACATACTATTATGCACTAAGTGTTCTTAGAATTGTAGGTATATAGTACAGTGGTTTGTTTGTTCTGACCGTGGGACTGGAGTTGGACCCAAACTGTTTAGTCTTGCTGAGCCAGGGATTGACCTGAATAGATGTTCCACCAGACAGTCAAAGATTGAAGTGCTTTCATTTGTAAAACAGAAATGTGTGTTCTTACACTGTTGGAAGGTTTCATTGGCATAGCACTTTGCAGCTCCTTCTCAAAGAGGCCCCTTTTTTTGGAAACCTCGTCCACGAGATAAAAACTGTGCTGGCCCACGTCAGAAGATCGACCAATTTCTGATTTCTGTGGAAAGGTAatatgaaaaactcacttgagaGTAACATCTGCAGAGGCCTGTAGTAAGGTAGAGTGATCGCCAAGTTTAATAGGAGGACCGTCACTTAAGTAAATGGGGGGAAAGTAATTCTTACAAATTTCTTATTACTCGAATAAAGGTGAATATTTATCAATAATGATTCTCAGTGAGTATCATTGATTGGACTgctattactgtcaatggcactgaggCATGATGATTCACTGCCAACCGTCCCAGTTAacatggattggatgtccatcaCCATCAGGCAGTAATTGAGGAACTTATTATAATTTAAGCACAAATGCCAACAAAACaatagtataaaatatacatgttaAAATCTAGATAGTATTGGCTAATAATAACTTCTAGTGACGTAATTttatgcgattggctggtcatcaATCCAGGGTGGACCCTggatgggatgggctccagcaccccctgcgacctttgtgaggacaCGGAAAATGAAAGAACGGAGCAATCTTAGCATATATGTagaaatattgtcattttctcTATGAATGGTTGAAGTTGGTAAGTGTCAACTTTTTAATAGCTGACTTAAAAACTAATTTCCCACAATGCTGTCATATGCAGGCGCGGATTTTTGGTGCTGGTCATGTGATTGTTTTGGCTACGTTCGATTGGTCGAATTGACGACGATGTTGCTTTACTTCTGTCCGAGTGGTGAAGCAAAGTCACGTGATAAGAAGTGAGGAACACAATTAAATCCAGCACGATTCCACGATGTGAAGTTCCAATGACAGATCGGACAAATGGATGCGGCATTAATACAGTGTGACAAGTAGACTTAACACTAGGAAATTAATGTTGCGTATGCGGATCTGCTGAAGATCGGTAAACACTTGATTTACCTGCGCTGCTTGGGccagtttttccattttctcccGGATGGACCGAGATGAGACTCGTTGCGTTGAACTGCACAAAAGTTTGATTCTGGTAAGTCAAAATATAtccctttacatttttttatttagcataTTTAGAGTTGACTCACTTCCTCTGGAAGGATGGCTCTTTTTCCTCTTTAGGGGGTCCATTCTAGACAAACAGTCCCCACAATTAACATGAAAAGATATTAAAGGTATTTGtattatattgaaaatataCTGATGTGAATAACAAGCAATATGTACTTtttctgctatgatgtttttttaaaatgttctttctagaaatgtcattttcaaaactAGTCTGTGAATTGGAAACCCCTAAATTCCATTCAAGATGGAGTTTGAGTTTGACCTTGAACTGTGGGtatctcatttatttatgactgaAGTAGTGCAAATTCTTTTTATCCTCATGAAATTCCAGGTTGTGGTGCACTGACTTTTACCTTATCCAGGTCAAACTTTTTTGAGGCCACCTTGACACTTGCACTATAGCCAAGGACCAAATAGGACAAGATCAGCTGCCAacattttacacaatataaaaactcagtaaatagtaataaaatacaTTCTGACCTCCTCTGTAAAGGTGAACTCTCTTCATCTGTCTTTCGCATCATCTGTAGACCAAGCATACTGTGTCTTAtgaaaaatgttgacttttttccccctcattcaGTGTAATAATTTCATATTGGTGCTTTATCTGTACTGGATTACATATTGGTTTTCCAGTGGTGTGTTGTGAGTTACCCTAAAAGATATGGTCCTGGAGCTCTTTCTTATGAAGACTGGATTGGTTGTGGTCTCAGACTTATTGTTGGTCGTAGAGCTAATCACACAGGTCTGCAAGGGTTTTTACAACGGAATAATATCATGGAAATTCAGTCGGGTAGTGATGCAAATCAGATGTGCTGTATAAAACTATCAATTTGTACTTAAAGCAGCTACTatcaaggagaaaaacaattttattcgTATTGTTTTTCTCCATGGCCAGCATGCTGACTTTCTTAAATTCTATTGAGATTATGTCAGATTTTTCATGTTCATTCAAGGTTAACTTTGCACTAAATGGCAAAATCGACAAATCTTACTTTTGATATCAGACAtctattgccattttttaacaaCCAAACACATCACTGACCACTTTTTCATGTACATGTTTGTGTTTGCTACCTGTGGTGCATGTCCATTGGGAATTCGGATCCTGGGGGCTAGAGAGGAGGGGCTATTGCTAGGTGAGGTCCATTGTTCTCTCGCTGACCTTGGGTTCATTGGCGAGATGGGGCTCACTGGAGTTGAGGGCCCACTGGTGGAGGGACTCTTGTCCAGAGAGATTGAAACAGAACTACAATAGAAATAATAAAGATAAAGTGAGGGAAGGCTACTCACCACGCTActtctttatatatatacttttatttatttattttatatttacctGACAAACTTGCGGGCTGGGTTGGATGGTTGCTTGGAAATAGAGTTTTTCTCTCGTGGGTCTCCATTTTCATGCTATTGAGACACAAAACCTTAGATGTTATCAATGATTTACATAACATCATCGTAGAGGCTAAAAATAcaatgcgccgtatagtcgtgaaatatACGGTAAATATTGTCAttgattttgtttgaaattcaaaaacaatatTCAATAGAATCATGTGTTTGTTATCAGTCTTTTTTCCCACATCAGTAgttattcaatgtttttgtccACATGGTGGTATTCCCTCTGTTTGCTTTGTGTGCTCCCATTCCTGAATTGTTTTTGTAAGATGTGGAAAATGATTAACATGAATCTCTGTGTGGAGAAGCAGTAATGTTTGGCATTGACTTATTGTTCCTCTGTACAAATTCAGCATAATTATACTTATTTATGAAGTTTGCTCTGTGAATCCTCAAGCATTTGGTAAAAAGTCAcctgttagcatttttttgtggtcttaTACATATAATAACACCAGATGGCACCAACAAGCAATGTTTAACACAATTTCACGAATGGTCCTCGAACATCTTTTTCTCAAAACCAAGTAAATTGGAAGCCATTATGGCAGAAACAATGAGTCTGCATCaatcctgtgtttttttttttgcatggcttGGTTCCTGCCCTCCATTGGCTGAGGAAGGGTCATTGTAAATCATGATATTTTTGAAACGTAATTCAATCATTTGTCATTAgggactgtatttttttaatgtgtatatCAAACATATCTTACATGACTGCTCGAGATCGGAGCTGTTGACCTCTGTGGCAGGTGTGATTCGGTGATAGATTCGCACTGTTCCACAGTTAGCTCCTCACTGGATGCTCTTCTATTGCCACACTCATCATCCTCCCCAATGCCTTTCTGGCGTCTCAGAGATTCCGTGCGCCTCAGCTGGCGCTTCTCATCCCGAACACGCAGGATCTCCATGAAATCCACCTGCATCTGCTCTGTACTGGATAGAAAGATAAACAACACATGTGTGAAAGACCCATATGAAATATCACCAAGCAAGACTTCTAAGTGATACTCTCTTGATTTTCTTCTAATTTTGTGTCAATTTgaaagcagttcagaagataTGTGCCCATGGGGCAAAGGTGTCAAATCCCTTCTTCTCTATTGTCTCTTGAAAGCAACCAACGTTGGGACCAGCCATTAAACTTGTCATGGCCCTCTGGAGGCCAGATGGGCAAAAAACAGTGGTGTGAAAATGTGGAAAGATAAAGTATTTTAGTTTGAACTTTAACCTTGTGGAGTCCTGAAAACTTTCATGTGGGGACTCCGGTTTGCTGGGAGGTGTGCCAATGGGGGCCGCAATGAAGTCATCCTCGATGTCGCAGCCACTTGAACTTTtgaccctcctcctcctctctcgctccacctcctcttcatcctccactGTCCACTGGCACGCCAAGCTGAGAGCACAGTTAAGTTGTAAAATGGAAATATCGCTTTATATCAGTCGTAAAGTACTAAATGGTATCTTTTCCAAGACATATCATGGTTGTTGAAAAAAAGGATTACTACATTTTGTAGAACAGTTAGTCCAAAGTCAACTTGCCAAACTTGTTTCTCAAGTCCGAACTTTTTGAATCAAATGTTTGGTAAGGAAATCTGTCACCCTCCATAATGACTCTGGAGGAGGTGTTCTCTCAATATGCTCTCTTTACAGAATGCACAACTGAAAAATAACGGCCTAAGTGGGTTGTAAGTAGGAAAGCTAAATATGCCAGCATTTGGGTGCTGCGTTATTGTGACTCTTGGTACTATGAATAGTGCttaatacatgcatgcatatctTCAAGGCCTTttcatagccatttttttccaagctcACTCTACTACTAAACTCCTCAGGAATGCAAGCAAATACAATAGTTATTGTTTGACATATTTATACTTCCTATTAgttttattatgtcttttggggTTTGTTTCTGATTCAAAATCATGAAAGGAAATTCTCCTTGCTTTCTAATATACATACTGTACAACAATGTTATTTCAGTGCGGCAATGGCATAAACATTTAATGAGGTAGTGCTCTGTTCAACTTGTTATATATTAAGCGAACATGTGCCTGCATTCCCCAGGTAGCCCTCAAGGAACATATGAGTAGCACAAGGACTTATAAATTTAGCTCACCTGTGATGGAATAATGGTAATTCCTAGAAATATTGTCAAACTTATTTCATCTTTCATGTTGATTTTTATGTTTCCTACCACAGTAaacaaatgataattattgacaAAAGTATTTTCATGATCATTGTATTGACACTAATGGCTGTCAATTATGAATCAAATACTTTAAATTGTTGTCGCAGATTTGTATCAAACTGGACAAACCTTTCAACTCAATCTGCACCAAAAAGGTAGTTAACTTTCAAAAGGGAAGGGACTTTACATATTTAAAGACTATCGAATCAAATTAGTGGAACACATTTTTATCTGAGGAAAGTCATATTCCATGACCTATGGCGCAGGAATTTTTCAGAAAATGTAACTTACTTGGACAAAGTGGACCAGTTCCTCCGGTTGATGTACATGCTGGTCTTAACTCAGACTGAAAACCAATGACAGGCAAAAGGAGGGCGGTGGCCAGACTAAGTAGTCTACCTTTACCCTGTTCACTGAGGTGTCATATAACCAAAGGTGAGCTAACCCACCTGAGGGAGAGAGTGAATTCAAGTCCTTTCCTTTTCAGacgacaaataaaaacaacaagagaAATAAAGTAAAGGCAGATTGTTATTCAACGACCATTATTACCAGCTGCAGTGTTTTTTCAGTCATAACATGCTGAATGATTGATTGTGTTGTATTGTACTATGCAGCGTTATTATTAAGACACAATCCTCCATTATCCCCTATCATGTTCAGAGTAGCCAGTAAATCACAAGGAAATGATTAGTGATGGCAAAAGGGGATGTTCTTCTTCACCTAATCGTGTTTTAAAATATGGACTAAATCTTGACCAAATGCAATCTTAGGTTATGTGTGTCCAATTGGGTGTGTGTCTTAGTATTGTTTGCACTTCTGATGAAACCTCGCCCATGCCTGAATCCCTGTTTTGCGGACTCTGCCCCAGGATCCGTAAAACCTGTGCACACCACCTCACCATGTGCAACTTTATGTCACATGAGGTAATGTTAAGTGTTGTGGTGTCCTACAAAAAGAACATTAGGATAGTTGCACTTCATACTCTGTAATGACAGGAGAGCCACAAATACATGGTTGAAACAGCTGAAATGGGAAAGGGTGTGTGGTTAGGCTTTTCAGTGTTATATGAATATTTGACCAATTGAGAAATGCAGtgctaaatgacatttttgcacAGATCTAAATGAGTTGTATGGATTTATGATGGCCTCAATTAAATCAGTTCCAGAAACCGTTTTTCTCATTTGTAATGTTGCCACTTTTGTGATTGCACTAGCAATGCCAGTCATGTCAGGATTCAATTTGGTCAGTCACTTGGgtacaattaaatgttttgccttATCATGGCAAGTAGGTGATGTACAACTGAGTTACAGAGAATGCAAATATGTGCTTGAGTtgaatatatacatgtgtatggaATGATGAAAATTCAACAAATCTGAAACTGAATGCCACTGACCTGGAACCTGAAGCGAGGCCAGGCTTTTATTTGAAGACACATTCAAATGGTGTTATGTAACAACACCTCATAAGAAAACAGATGTTGTTTAGTTGCAAGTTTTTTTAACcagttaattgaaaaaaaagttgatgctTTCAAATATATTCAAAGTGACCATAGAAGTTAAAAGATTTGAAGTTGTATAGTTATACATTTTAAAGCAGCCAGGAGGTACCGGGCACTATCTTGTATCGATGGAAGTAGCTGTAATAGATTTTGAGAACAACATGAACTCCAGTTGTGCCTTCACTGGGCAGAACCCTTGGCAGC is from Stigmatopora nigra isolate UIUO_SnigA chromosome 1, RoL_Snig_1.1, whole genome shotgun sequence and encodes:
- the tnnt2a gene encoding troponin T type 2a (cardiac) isoform X4, with product MEEEDKPTGEEEDGVEEEEEEAGEEEQDGEVEEEEGEESKPKFKPFMMPNLIPPKIPDGEKVDFDDIHRKRMEKDLMELQTLIEVHFESRKKEEEDIIHLKERIERRRSERAEQQRIRSEREKERQKRLEDERTRKEDEEAKKRAEEDAKKKKTLTSLHFGGYMQKLTEKRSGKKQTERERKKKILNERRKSLDVDNLNQEQLKVKAKELWEWMQQLEAEKFELQSQITSKKYEINVLRNRVSDQQKM
- the tnnt2a gene encoding troponin T type 2a (cardiac) isoform X2; protein product: MEEEDKPTGEEEDGVEEEEEEAGEEEQDGEVEEEEGEEESKPKFKPFMMPNLIPPKIPDGEKVDFDDIHRKRMEKDLMELQTLIEVHFESRKKEEEDIIHLKERIERRRSERAEQQRIRSEREKERQKRLEDERTRKEDEEAKKRAEEDAKKKKTLTSLHFGGYMQKLTEKRSGKKQTERERKKKILNERRKSLDVDNLNQEQLKVKAKELWEWMQQLEAEKFELQSQITSKKYEINVLRNRVSDQQKM
- the tnnt2a gene encoding troponin T type 2a (cardiac) isoform X1, with the protein product MEEEDKPTGEEEDGVEEEEEEAGEEEQDGEVEEEEGEEESKPKFKPFMMPNLIPPKIPDGEKVDFDDIHRKRMEKDLMELQTLIEVHFESRKKEEEDIIHLKERIERRRSERAEQQRIRSEREKERQKRLEDERTRKEDEEAKKRAEEDAKKKKTLTSLHFGGYMQKLTEKRSGKKQTERERKKKILNERRKSLDVDNLNQEQLKVKAKELWEWMQQLEAEKFELQSQITSKKYEIQEDQEGLEEIDADL
- the tnnt2a gene encoding troponin T type 2a (cardiac) isoform X3 produces the protein MEEEDKPTGEEEDGVEEEEEEAGEEEQDGEVEEEEGEESKPKFKPFMMPNLIPPKIPDGEKVDFDDIHRKRMEKDLMELQTLIEVHFESRKKEEEDIIHLKERIERRRSERAEQQRIRSEREKERQKRLEDERTRKEDEEAKKRAEEDAKKKKTLTSLHFGGYMQKLTEKRSGKKQTERERKKKILNERRKSLDVDNLNQEQLKVKAKELWEWMQQLEAEKFELQSQITSKKYEIQEDQEGLEEIDADL
- the lad1 gene encoding ladinin-1, giving the protein MYINRRNWSTLSNLACQWTVEDEEEVERERRRRVKSSSGCDIEDDFIAAPIGTPPSKPESPHESFQDSTSTEQMQVDFMEILRVRDEKRQLRRTESLRRQKGIGEDDECGNRRASSEELTVEQCESITESHLPQRSTAPISSSHHENGDPREKNSISKQPSNPARKFVSSVSISLDKSPSTSGPSTPVSPISPMNPRSAREQWTSPSNSPSSLAPRIRIPNGHAPQTCVISSTTNNKSETTTNPVFIRKSSRTISFRMMRKTDEESSPLQRSASVKVASKKFDLDKNGPPKEEKEPSFQRNSTQRVSSRSIREKMEKLAQAAQKSEIGRSSDVGQHSFYLVDEVSKKRGLFEKELQSAMPMKPSNSVNPWLSKTKQFGSNSSPTELKHVDISTKRSLFENRSLENDTNSRIGKIYK